The Zestosphaera sp. genome has a window encoding:
- the ileS gene encoding isoleucine--tRNA ligase, with amino-acid sequence MSSIDLGRLKLSEVEKEAKKFWEVNNIPAKWRSWREGRPVFSFLEGPPTANGVPHIGHLRGRIYKDFVLKFMRLQGYNVWAQGGWDEQGLPVEVETEKKLGIKHKKEIGEKISPEEFIRKCNELVDYYLKFWEKQATTDIALWLDLENAYETRKPEYIEHVWHLIKRAHQENMLYEGFRVLPFCPRCETVLSDAEVDMGYEEKTSPSIIVKFRVKDDENTYLLVWTTTPWTLIDNEAVAVSPKGRYCKLSVNDEFWWVAESRVEEVLKLAKAEGECVEVVLGEKLAGLEYEHPLIEEVPLHKSHDNAHKVFTGEFVSLDEGTGLVHIAPGHGPEDFELGSKHDLPITSNVEINGVFNSSAGVFQGLYVDEASKKVTQVLRSKGLLIYSGTITHAYPHCWRCHTPLIYRADRQWFIDISRIKSNLVDQLEKVNIFPPKLKERFTNWVANAKDWTLSRSRVWGTPLPIWRCRSNQNKLLVIGSLKELKSLAINADQFSDFELTHKPWIDKVEIRTNDCDEWVREPFVIDVWIDSGIAWYASVDGLRNKDLFSKLFPYDFITEGVDQTRGWFYSLLVTSVMLTGKAPYKNILIQGLILDKYGRKMSKHLGNVVYAEEALKKHGADALRLYILSTYPPGDPFIYNEDEIKNVITSLNIVWNVFRFAHTYMTLDKFDPEVHKLSELLQNARVEDRWILSRVNTVMSQYLSELKTYNIHIAVKNLISFFVEDLSHRYLRLIRRRVWEEESSDRFVAYSVLYYVLKRALKMLAPVTPHLAEILWQRFFRYYEKTLEESIHLSSLEEVDEEFVSPELEEAFDKVFRAFSTVAALRNSLGLKLRWPVRTVYISAMQETLEKLAKLNEILKFLSNAKEVSLVESLPPACQENEFSTLASDEFTVCMPKKLDKTLLNEALSREVIRRIQVMRNKANLYVDEFIEVGIETEETELKEALNTLRDYIAKEVRAAHIYDEITSDMLIEDWDIEGMKVKIGIKRLKELN; translated from the coding sequence GTGTCTAGTATTGATTTGGGGCGTCTGAAGTTAAGTGAAGTAGAAAAAGAAGCGAAGAAATTCTGGGAAGTAAATAACATACCTGCTAAGTGGAGGTCTTGGAGAGAAGGAAGACCCGTATTCTCGTTCTTGGAGGGACCGCCTACAGCGAACGGAGTCCCTCATATAGGGCATCTGAGGGGCAGAATATATAAAGACTTCGTCCTCAAATTCATGAGGTTACAAGGCTATAACGTGTGGGCTCAAGGAGGGTGGGACGAGCAAGGACTACCTGTCGAGGTAGAGACAGAGAAAAAACTAGGAATAAAACATAAGAAAGAGATAGGAGAGAAGATATCACCTGAAGAATTTATAAGAAAATGTAACGAGCTAGTAGATTACTACCTGAAGTTCTGGGAAAAGCAAGCTACTACAGATATAGCGCTGTGGCTAGACCTGGAAAACGCGTACGAGACTAGAAAACCAGAATACATAGAGCACGTATGGCACCTGATAAAGAGAGCTCACCAGGAAAACATGCTGTATGAAGGCTTCAGAGTACTCCCCTTCTGCCCTAGATGCGAGACTGTCTTAAGTGACGCGGAAGTAGACATGGGTTACGAAGAAAAGACGTCTCCCTCTATCATAGTGAAGTTTAGAGTCAAGGATGATGAGAACACTTATCTCTTAGTGTGGACTACGACGCCGTGGACGTTAATAGATAACGAGGCTGTTGCCGTAAGCCCTAAAGGCAGGTACTGCAAACTTAGCGTCAATGACGAGTTCTGGTGGGTTGCTGAGTCGAGAGTAGAGGAGGTCCTGAAGTTAGCTAAAGCTGAAGGTGAATGCGTTGAGGTAGTTTTAGGCGAGAAACTCGCCGGGCTCGAGTACGAGCACCCTCTAATTGAGGAGGTCCCCCTACATAAATCACATGACAACGCACATAAAGTATTCACCGGAGAATTCGTGTCGTTAGATGAAGGTACTGGATTAGTACACATAGCCCCTGGTCACGGTCCCGAAGACTTCGAGCTAGGTTCTAAACACGACCTGCCAATAACTAGCAACGTAGAAATTAACGGTGTGTTTAATAGTAGTGCCGGGGTCTTTCAAGGTCTCTACGTTGATGAAGCTTCAAAGAAGGTAACTCAGGTCTTAAGGAGTAAAGGGTTGCTAATTTATTCAGGTACTATAACTCACGCATACCCACATTGCTGGAGATGCCACACACCACTAATATACAGGGCTGATAGGCAGTGGTTCATAGACATAAGCAGGATAAAGAGTAACCTAGTAGATCAGCTAGAGAAAGTAAACATATTCCCGCCAAAACTTAAAGAAAGATTTACTAATTGGGTAGCTAACGCTAAAGACTGGACTCTCTCTAGGTCACGTGTTTGGGGGACCCCCCTACCTATATGGAGGTGCAGAAGTAATCAAAATAAACTCTTGGTTATTGGTAGCCTGAAAGAACTAAAAAGCTTAGCAATTAACGCAGACCAGTTTAGCGACTTTGAATTAACGCATAAGCCCTGGATAGATAAAGTCGAGATACGCACGAACGATTGTGATGAATGGGTTAGGGAACCCTTCGTAATTGATGTGTGGATTGATAGCGGAATCGCCTGGTACGCCAGCGTAGACGGTCTCAGAAACAAGGACTTATTCAGTAAGTTATTCCCCTACGACTTCATAACAGAAGGAGTAGACCAAACTAGAGGCTGGTTCTACTCACTACTAGTGACTTCTGTCATGCTCACTGGGAAAGCCCCGTACAAGAACATCTTAATTCAAGGTTTAATACTAGACAAGTACGGTCGTAAGATGTCTAAACACTTAGGTAACGTCGTTTACGCAGAGGAGGCTCTTAAGAAACATGGTGCAGACGCCTTAAGACTCTACATACTGAGTACGTATCCGCCGGGCGACCCATTCATATATAACGAGGACGAAATCAAGAACGTCATAACCTCACTAAACATAGTATGGAATGTCTTCAGGTTTGCACACACATACATGACCTTAGATAAGTTTGACCCAGAAGTCCATAAGCTGAGCGAGCTACTACAGAATGCGAGAGTAGAAGACAGGTGGATTCTCTCTAGAGTAAACACAGTAATGAGTCAGTACCTGAGTGAGTTGAAGACATATAATATACACATAGCTGTTAAGAACCTTATCTCGTTCTTCGTTGAGGACTTGAGTCACAGGTACCTCAGACTTATAAGGAGGAGAGTATGGGAAGAAGAGAGTAGCGACAGGTTCGTAGCTTATTCCGTCCTCTACTACGTCTTAAAGAGAGCTCTCAAGATGTTAGCACCTGTAACTCCACACCTAGCTGAAATACTTTGGCAGAGATTCTTCAGGTATTATGAGAAAACGTTAGAGGAAAGCATACATCTAAGCAGTCTTGAAGAAGTAGACGAAGAGTTCGTAAGTCCCGAATTAGAAGAAGCTTTCGACAAGGTTTTCAGAGCTTTTAGCACTGTTGCTGCTTTAAGGAACTCTCTAGGCCTGAAGCTGAGATGGCCTGTGAGGACAGTCTACATATCCGCTATGCAAGAAACTCTTGAAAAACTCGCGAAGCTTAATGAGATACTCAAGTTCTTAAGCAATGCTAAAGAAGTCTCTCTCGTAGAGAGCTTGCCTCCCGCATGCCAAGAAAACGAGTTCTCCACGCTGGCGTCAGACGAGTTCACGGTTTGTATGCCTAAGAAACTTGATAAAACACTGCTTAACGAAGCACTCTCACGAGAAGTAATTAGGAGGATTCAAGTAATGCGTAATAAGGCTAACCTCTACGTGGATGAGTTCATAGAAGTAGGTATAGAGACTGAAGAGACAGAACTTAAAGAAGCGTTGAACACGTTGAGAGACTACATAGCTAAAGAAGTTAGAGCCGCACACATCTATGACGAGATAACGAGCGACATGTTAATAGAAGATTGGGATATTGAAGGCATGAAAGTCAAGATAGGCATAAAGAGACTAAAAGAACTTAATTAA